From Pseudomonas sp. G.S.17, the proteins below share one genomic window:
- the acpA gene encoding acid phosphatase, translated as MSDHPDDDNKPDASRRRFLGGVAVLGASATLGSYVKADARATTATMAPLSGAALDKALSDNVKTVVVIYAENRSFNNLFGNFSGVEKPLSALKPEDYQQRDRDGSLLQSLPPAWGGVLQVGPQTVDGVTYPAGGQFQENLPNAPYPLKGMDGEDLPFGLVTRDLWHVFYQNQMQINGGKNDRFVAWADAGGLTMGHYAQSQYSLRLWDVAKEFVLCDNFFQGAFGGSFLNHHYLIAATAPFYPNAATSAAKSQIAALESDNPRDTRLKPLEKSPASAMTGPPQFGPSALTPDGYGVNTLAPPYWPTWLRDPEKPDYSKPDLPNVLVPQSHEHIGDKLSRKNVDWAWYAGAWQVTLDQFKDSTGIPKIPNFQYHHQPFNYFVQQGPQNPAERKKRLRDGGLGDESRSNKFLADAEAGKLPAVTFYKPQGNLNMHAGYADIAAGDRHIDRVIKVLRNSPQWENMVIVITVDENGGWWDHVAPPQGDRWGPGSRVPALVVSPFARKGTVDHTLYDTASILRLITRIHGLEKLNGLQERDSAMIARGQAPMGDLTNTLQFPT; from the coding sequence ATGAGCGACCACCCGGACGACGACAACAAACCTGACGCCAGCAGACGGCGCTTCCTCGGCGGCGTCGCCGTGTTGGGCGCAAGCGCGACGCTTGGCAGCTACGTAAAAGCCGACGCGCGTGCGACTACAGCGACAATGGCACCGCTCAGCGGCGCGGCGCTGGACAAGGCACTGAGCGACAACGTGAAAACCGTGGTGGTGATCTACGCCGAGAATCGCAGTTTCAACAACCTGTTCGGCAATTTTTCGGGCGTGGAAAAGCCGCTGTCCGCGCTCAAACCCGAGGACTACCAGCAACGCGACCGCGACGGCTCGCTGCTGCAAAGCCTGCCGCCCGCCTGGGGCGGCGTGTTGCAGGTCGGGCCGCAGACCGTTGATGGCGTCACCTACCCGGCAGGCGGTCAATTCCAGGAAAACCTGCCCAATGCGCCCTACCCGCTCAAGGGAATGGATGGCGAGGACTTGCCGTTCGGCCTGGTGACCAGGGACCTGTGGCATGTGTTCTATCAGAATCAGATGCAAATCAACGGCGGCAAAAATGACCGCTTCGTCGCCTGGGCCGATGCGGGCGGCTTGACCATGGGCCACTACGCGCAAAGCCAATATTCGTTGCGCCTGTGGGACGTCGCCAAAGAATTCGTGCTGTGCGACAACTTCTTTCAGGGCGCTTTCGGCGGCTCATTCCTCAACCACCATTACCTGATTGCCGCCACCGCGCCGTTCTATCCGAATGCTGCGACCTCGGCGGCGAAATCGCAGATCGCCGCGCTGGAAAGCGACAATCCCCGTGACACACGGCTCAAACCGCTGGAGAAATCCCCCGCCAGCGCCATGACCGGGCCACCGCAATTCGGCCCCAGCGCGTTGACGCCGGACGGCTATGGCGTCAACACGCTGGCCCCACCGTATTGGCCGACCTGGCTGCGCGATCCGGAAAAACCGGACTACTCCAAGCCGGACCTGCCTAACGTGTTGGTGCCACAGAGCCATGAACACATCGGCGACAAACTAAGCCGGAAAAACGTCGATTGGGCGTGGTACGCCGGTGCCTGGCAAGTCACCCTCGACCAATTCAAGGATTCCACTGGCATCCCGAAGATCCCCAACTTTCAGTACCACCACCAGCCGTTCAACTACTTCGTTCAACAAGGCCCGCAGAACCCGGCTGAGCGCAAGAAGCGTCTGCGGGATGGCGGTCTTGGAGATGAATCGCGCAGCAACAAATTCCTCGCCGACGCCGAAGCCGGAAAATTGCCAGCCGTCACCTTCTACAAGCCGCAGGGCAATCTGAACATGCACGCCGGCTACGCCGATATCGCCGCCGGAGATCGCCACATCGACCGCGTCATCAAGGTGCTGCGCAACAGCCCGCAATGGGAAAACATGGTGATCGTCATCACCGTGGATGAAAACGGCGGTTGGTGGGACCACGTCGCGCCGCCCCAAGGCGACCGCTGGGGGCCAGGTTCCCGCGTGCCGGCGTTGGTGGTTTCGCCGTTCGCCCGCAAAGGCACGGTGGATCACACGCTGTACGACACCGCCTCCATCCTGCGTCTGATCACGCGTATTCACGGCCTGGAAAAGCTCAACGGCCTCCAGGAACGGGACAGCGCAATGATCGCGCGCGGCCAGGCGCCAATGGGCGATCTGACCAATACGCTGCAATTTCCCACATAA
- a CDS encoding transporter substrate-binding domain-containing protein: MRELVLSISLVVSSSSLAAETPLRFSIADSWSMPLVNIVNRQPNDGILFDIMQSLARQVGRTAEYHVLPRLRVQAALERGEVNVRCYAAQAWTAGLSGDYTWSLPILIQRDVLVAVNDDRRITSPAQLAPGEVIGTVLGYSYPVLQPFFNRRQLIREDARNQDQVLKKLAVGRYQYAVANKMALDWYNRIHPGNPPLRTVTQLTEQPAGCIVRNDPDIPVQRLLRVLVRMSVSGELQRIIDKYTAPLPRAGASLSQ; encoded by the coding sequence ATGCGCGAACTGGTTTTGAGCATTTCGCTGGTGGTTTCCAGTTCCAGCCTCGCCGCTGAGACGCCCCTGCGCTTTTCTATCGCCGATAGCTGGTCAATGCCGTTGGTGAATATCGTCAACCGTCAGCCCAATGACGGGATTCTGTTCGACATCATGCAAAGCCTGGCGCGTCAGGTCGGGCGTACTGCCGAATATCACGTGCTGCCCCGACTGCGGGTTCAGGCGGCGCTGGAGCGCGGCGAAGTCAACGTTCGGTGCTACGCCGCGCAGGCCTGGACAGCCGGGCTTTCGGGGGATTACACCTGGAGCCTGCCGATCCTGATCCAGCGTGACGTGTTGGTGGCCGTGAACGATGACCGCAGGATCACCAGTCCGGCGCAACTGGCGCCAGGCGAAGTGATTGGCACAGTCCTGGGCTATAGCTATCCGGTGCTGCAGCCTTTCTTCAATCGGCGTCAACTGATCCGCGAAGACGCCCGCAATCAGGATCAGGTCCTGAAGAAACTTGCGGTCGGGCGCTATCAATATGCAGTGGCCAATAAAATGGCCTTGGACTGGTACAACCGCATCCATCCCGGCAACCCACCGCTGCGCACCGTGACTCAACTGACCGAACAACCGGCAGGCTGCATTGTGCGCAACGATCCGGATATTCCGGTGCAACGCCTGTTGCGCGTGCTGGTACGTATGTCGGTATCCGGCGAACTGCAACGGATCATCGACAAATACACCGCGCCGCTGCCCAGAGCGGGTGCATCGCTGTCGCAATAA
- the dnaX gene encoding DNA polymerase III subunit gamma/tau, whose translation MSYQVLARKWRPRSFREMVGQTHVLKALINALDSQRLHHAYLFTGTRGVGKTTIARIIAKCLNCETGITSTPCGVCSVCREIDEGRFVDLIEIDAASRTKVEDTRELLDNVQYAPSRGRFKVYLIDEVHMLSSHSFNALLKTLEEPPPYVKFILATTDPQKLPATILSRCLQFSLKNMTPERVVEHLTHVLSVENVPFEDDALWLLGRAADGSMRDAMSLTDQAIAFGEGKVMAADVRAMLGTLDHGQVFDVLTALIDGDARSLLEAVRHLSEQGPDWNGVLSEILNVLHRVAIAQALPEAIDNGHGDRDRVLALAQALPAEDVQFYYQMGLIGRRDLPLAPDPRGGFEMVLLRMLAFRPADSTEAPSQPLKSVGINQATVDSRPTVAGAAVVAPVVTASAASSAPVVQPTVIEKPAPAVVEAPAAPEVDLPWNEPKAAPPAVELAAEIQADPEAEPIPVQESVPEPMLDTVAEQPELTPMPTPAPATPVPDAPEVETAQAEAAAEQAPVIVEAPAVRESIPEHAYVPAPMDRDDEPPMDDDYVEPDVDIDPASYSYLDELAHESVAEEVEAEPAPALMPATGLALEWLQMFLKLPISGMTGSIAANCTLIAMDGDAWLLHLDPAHSALYNATQHRRLNDALNQYSGRTINLRVELIKPEQETPAQAASRLRGERQRQAEASIHGDPFIQQMLQQFGAVIREDTIKPVDAPVAQTL comes from the coding sequence ATGAGTTATCAGGTTCTTGCACGTAAATGGCGTCCGCGCTCGTTTCGCGAAATGGTCGGCCAGACTCATGTGTTGAAGGCCCTGATCAATGCGCTGGACAGTCAGCGGCTGCACCATGCCTATCTGTTCACTGGCACGCGCGGGGTGGGTAAAACCACCATAGCGCGGATCATAGCCAAATGCCTTAACTGCGAAACCGGCATTACTTCCACGCCGTGTGGGGTGTGTTCGGTGTGCCGGGAAATCGATGAGGGCCGCTTTGTCGACCTGATCGAAATCGATGCCGCGAGCCGCACCAAGGTCGAAGACACCCGCGAATTGCTGGACAACGTGCAGTACGCGCCGAGTCGCGGACGCTTCAAGGTCTATCTGATCGACGAAGTGCACATGCTTTCCAGCCATTCGTTCAATGCGCTGCTCAAGACCCTCGAAGAGCCGCCGCCGTACGTCAAATTCATTCTGGCGACCACCGATCCGCAGAAGCTGCCGGCGACCATCCTGTCGCGCTGCCTGCAGTTCTCGCTGAAGAACATGACCCCTGAACGCGTGGTCGAGCATCTGACTCACGTGCTCAGCGTGGAAAACGTGCCGTTTGAAGACGATGCGCTGTGGCTGCTGGGGCGCGCCGCCGATGGTTCGATGCGCGATGCCATGAGCCTGACCGATCAGGCGATTGCCTTCGGCGAAGGCAAAGTCATGGCCGCCGACGTGCGCGCCATGCTCGGTACGCTGGACCACGGTCAGGTGTTCGACGTCCTCACCGCGTTGATCGACGGCGATGCGCGCAGTTTGCTGGAAGCAGTACGCCATCTCTCCGAGCAAGGCCCGGACTGGAACGGCGTGCTCTCGGAAATTCTCAATGTGCTGCACCGCGTCGCCATCGCCCAGGCGTTGCCGGAAGCGATCGACAACGGGCATGGCGATCGTGATCGGGTGTTGGCGCTGGCCCAGGCGTTGCCCGCCGAAGATGTACAGTTTTATTACCAGATGGGCCTGATCGGCCGTCGCGACCTGCCTTTGGCACCTGATCCGCGCGGCGGCTTCGAAATGGTCCTGCTGCGCATGCTGGCGTTCCGGCCTGCGGACAGCACGGAAGCGCCGAGTCAGCCGTTAAAGTCGGTGGGGATCAATCAGGCCACAGTTGATTCCCGACCAACAGTGGCCGGTGCGGCAGTTGTCGCGCCGGTAGTAACCGCTTCTGCGGCAAGCAGTGCGCCGGTTGTTCAGCCAACGGTGATTGAAAAGCCCGCTCCGGCAGTGGTGGAAGCTCCGGCCGCGCCCGAGGTCGATCTGCCGTGGAACGAACCCAAGGCAGCGCCTCCAGCGGTAGAGCTGGCGGCAGAGATTCAAGCCGACCCGGAAGCCGAGCCCATCCCCGTTCAGGAATCCGTTCCAGAACCGATGCTCGATACCGTGGCCGAGCAGCCCGAGCTGACGCCGATGCCGACCCCGGCACCCGCGACGCCGGTGCCGGATGCGCCTGAAGTTGAAACAGCGCAGGCCGAAGCCGCCGCCGAACAGGCCCCGGTCATTGTGGAAGCTCCGGCCGTGCGGGAATCGATCCCCGAACACGCTTACGTGCCAGCGCCCATGGACCGCGACGACGAACCGCCGATGGACGACGATTATGTCGAGCCGGACGTGGACATCGATCCGGCGTCCTACAGTTATCTTGACGAGCTGGCGCACGAAAGCGTTGCCGAAGAGGTCGAAGCAGAACCCGCTCCGGCATTGATGCCGGCCACCGGTCTGGCGCTGGAATGGCTGCAGATGTTCCTCAAACTGCCGATTTCGGGCATGACCGGCAGCATCGCCGCCAACTGTACGTTGATCGCGATGGACGGCGACGCTTGGCTGCTGCATCTGGACCCGGCGCACAGCGCGCTGTACAACGCGACTCAGCATCGTCGTCTGAACGACGCGTTGAATCAGTACAGCGGCCGGACCATCAACTTGCGTGTCGAGTTGATCAAGCCTGAGCAGGAAACCCCGGCCCAGGCCGCTTCGCGTCTGCGTGGCGAGCGTCAACGACAGGCCGAGGCGTCGATCCACGGTGATCCGTTCATCCAGCAGATGCTGCAACAGTTTGGCGCGGTGATCCGGGAGGATACGATTAAACCTGTAGATGCCCCGGTGGCTCAGACTCTTTAA
- a CDS encoding YbaB/EbfC family nucleoid-associated protein, producing the protein MMKGGMAGLMKQAQQMQEKMAKMQEELANAEVTGQSGAGLVSVVMTGRHDVKRINLDDSLMQEDKEVLEDLIAAAVNDAVRKIEQASQEKTAGMTAGMQLPPGMKLPF; encoded by the coding sequence ATGATGAAAGGTGGCATGGCCGGCCTGATGAAGCAGGCACAGCAGATGCAGGAAAAAATGGCCAAGATGCAGGAAGAACTGGCCAACGCCGAAGTGACCGGCCAATCAGGCGCAGGCCTGGTGAGCGTGGTGATGACCGGTCGTCATGACGTCAAGCGCATCAATCTGGACGACAGCCTGATGCAGGAAGACAAGGAAGTGCTGGAAGACCTGATCGCCGCCGCCGTCAACGACGCGGTGCGCAAGATCGAACAGGCCAGCCAGGAAAAAACCGCAGGCATGACCGCAGGCATGCAATTGCCACCGGGCATGAAACTGCCGTTCTGA